The following are encoded together in the Lathyrus oleraceus cultivar Zhongwan6 chromosome 3, CAAS_Psat_ZW6_1.0, whole genome shotgun sequence genome:
- the LOC127130031 gene encoding alpha carbonic anhydrase 7 — protein MHSQNHFPISILLISITILLYSTSTSALDELEYSYNEESADGPKHWGDLKREWAACKGDMQSPIDLSNERVTLIPNLGKLTSFYKPQNATVLNRGHDVVVTWKGDAGSININGNEYFLQQSHWHWPSEHTINGRRYELELHMVHVSPQQDGTNKTAVVGILYKYGLPDPFLSKLEKYIVEVPDEDEETSIGVIDPSKIFKDSNMYYRYMGSLTTPPCTEGIIWTINTKIRTVSKGQVMLLKNSVLKYYAKKNARPVQILNQREIGLYDSIMAQNVPHYY, from the exons ATGCATAGCCAAAACCATTTTCCGATTTCAATTCTACTGATATCAATAACCATTCTATTATATTCGACATCAACAAGTGCTCTGGATGAACTTG AGTACAGTTACAATGAAGAAAGTGCAGATGGACCTAAACATTGGGGTGATCTAAAAAGAGAATGGGCAGCATGTAAAGGAGACATGCAATCTCCTATTGATTTATCAAATGAAAGAGTAACTCTCATCCCAAATTTGGGAAAGCTAACGAGTTTCTACAAACCTCAAAATGCTACTGTATTGAACCGGGGTCACGATGTTGTG GTCACTTGGAAAGGAGATGCCGGCTCGATAAACATCAATGGAAATGAATATTTTCTTCAACAAAGCCATTGGCACTGGCCATCTGAACATACCATTAATGGCAGGAG GTATGAATTAGAGTTACATATGGTTCACGTTAGCCCTCAACAAGATGGAACGAACAAGACAGCTGTTGTTGGTATTTTATATAAATATGGTTTACCTGATCCATTTTTGTCTAAG CTAGAAAAATATATAGTTGAAGTTCCTGATGAAGATGAAGAAACAAGCATAGGTGTTATTGATCCATCAAAAATATTCAAGGATTCAAATATGTATTACAGATACATGGGATCACTCACTACACCTCCATGCACTGAAGGTATCATTTGGACCATTAATACCAAG ATAAGAACTGTTTCAAAAGGACAAGTCATGTTACTCAAGAATTCCGTACTTAAATAT TATGCAAAAAAGAATGCAAGGCCAGTGCAGATTCTGAATCAGCGAGAGATTGGACTTTATGATTCAATAATGGCACAAAATGTACCTCACTACTATTGA